One Deinococcus roseus genomic window carries:
- a CDS encoding vWA domain-containing protein: protein MLDITHQLHRDHLLAHTEHQKLFLLLTLKPQAEARQARPQLSVVFVVDTSGSMREKVTAPGEKQARNKMDLVIESLQGILGAQLLTASDRVSLVQFDDDASVVVPLTSSQQRARLLAGVERLDRHTGGTHMGAGMKLAREALETQPGSLRLVVLTDGQTSDEKLVRSETRLLAAKQIPVTTVGVGDEVNTELLLFITDQTQGKPIDVVPDTQNPQPPAVKASDLPAALLGDLRQSISEVVTQVNLSVKTVKDVVLNRVTKVHPTQTEVQLQQGPMLLGNLSGPSGATFVLEFTLPARPPARIRVAQLGFTYQVPGANFTGEVPPIDVVAEFTPNEEVAGRLKPQVMQFVQQRNIEGMVSQAIQEAASNPQQALQSLQLAREVTERLGNRTMTQALDRALQEVAQNKTISLGTAKTLRIGSRTQTVQPKDVPLTDEEIRKISGT, encoded by the coding sequence ATGCTTGACATCACCCACCAACTGCACCGGGACCACCTGCTGGCCCACACCGAACACCAGAAGCTGTTTTTGCTGCTGACCTTGAAGCCCCAGGCCGAGGCCCGGCAAGCCCGGCCCCAGCTCAGTGTGGTTTTCGTGGTGGACACCTCGGGGAGCATGAGGGAGAAAGTGACAGCCCCTGGAGAGAAACAGGCCCGCAACAAGATGGACCTGGTGATTGAATCTTTGCAGGGCATTCTGGGTGCACAGCTCTTGACGGCCAGTGACAGGGTGTCCCTGGTGCAATTTGACGATGATGCGTCTGTGGTGGTGCCCCTGACCAGCAGCCAGCAACGTGCGAGGTTGCTGGCCGGGGTGGAGCGCCTGGACCGCCACACCGGAGGCACCCACATGGGAGCAGGCATGAAACTGGCCCGTGAAGCCCTGGAAACCCAGCCCGGAAGCCTGCGTCTGGTGGTGCTCACCGATGGCCAGACCTCCGATGAAAAACTGGTGCGCAGTGAAACCCGGTTGCTGGCCGCAAAACAGATTCCGGTCACCACCGTGGGTGTGGGGGATGAGGTCAACACCGAGCTTTTGCTGTTCATCACCGACCAGACCCAGGGGAAACCCATCGATGTGGTGCCAGACACCCAGAATCCACAGCCTCCCGCAGTCAAGGCCAGCGATTTGCCTGCAGCATTGCTGGGCGACCTCAGGCAAAGCATCAGTGAGGTGGTCACCCAGGTGAACCTGAGCGTGAAGACCGTGAAAGATGTGGTTTTAAACCGGGTCACAAAGGTGCATCCCACCCAGACCGAGGTGCAATTGCAGCAAGGTCCCATGTTGCTGGGCAACCTCTCTGGGCCATCAGGAGCCACTTTTGTGCTGGAGTTCACCTTGCCTGCCAGACCACCTGCCCGCATTCGGGTGGCGCAACTGGGGTTCACCTATCAGGTGCCTGGAGCAAATTTCACCGGGGAGGTGCCCCCCATAGATGTGGTGGCAGAATTCACCCCCAATGAGGAGGTGGCGGGCCGCCTGAAACCCCAGGTGATGCAGTTCGTGCAGCAGCGCAACATTGAAGGCATGGTGTCTCAGGCCATTCAGGAAGCTGCCTCCAACCCCCAGCAGGCCCTTCAATCCCTGCAGCTTGCCCGTGAGGTCACAGAGCGTCTGGGCAACCGCACCATGACGCAGGCACTGGACCGGGCCTTGCAGGAAGTGGCTCAAAACAAGACCATCAGCCTGGGGACAGCCAAGACCCTGAGAATTGGATCGAGAACCCAGACCGTGCAGCCCAAAGATGTTCCTCTGACAGATGAGGAGATCCGCAAGATCAGTGGAACATGA